In the genome of Anabas testudineus chromosome 4, fAnaTes1.2, whole genome shotgun sequence, one region contains:
- the cks2 gene encoding cyclin-dependent kinases regulatory subunit 2 — MSKKQIYYSDKYTDDEFEYRHVVLPKQLSKLVPSSHLMTEEEWRGLGVQQSQGWIHYMIHKPEPHVLLFRRPLPKEGNSV, encoded by the exons ATGTCCAAAAAGCAGATTTACTATTCCGACAAGTACACCGATGATGAGTTCGAGTACAG ACATGTCGTGCTTCCGAAGCAGCTGTCGAAACTGGTGCCTTCGTCCCACCTGATGACAGAAGAAGAGTGGAGGGGGCTGGGAGTGCAACAGAGCCAGGGCTGGATTCACTACATGATCCACAAACCAG AGCCACACGTATTGCTTTTCAGAAGGCCTCTCCCAAAGGAAGGGAACAGTGTGTGA